One region of Ardenticatenales bacterium genomic DNA includes:
- a CDS encoding acetyl-CoA carboxylase biotin carboxylase subunit, whose translation MSMFKKILVANRGEISVRIFRACQELGVRTVAVFSEPDAGAPWTRLADEGYLLPGVSAADTYLNQEAILRVAEVAGAEAIHPGYGFLSENGDFAALCRERGIKFIGPSAEAIRVMGSKATARAVAQQAGVPVIPGVDGVGALGIHKSDEELLSAAHIIGFPVLVKASAGGGGKGMRVVWSPETFMNDLRAARSEAKSAFGDDHVLLEKYFTEIHHIEVQVLGDAHGNLVHLFERECSIQRRHQKIVEESPSPVVTRKLRQKMTEAALALARAVQYESAGTVEFVVDSAGNFYLLEMNTRLQVEHPVTESVSGLDLAAWQIRIAAGEPLNFTQADLRQRGHALECRIYAEDPANQFLPSIGEIKFFRPPSGPGVRVDAGIADTTAVTPYYDPMLAKIITWGADRPEAIRKMVRALRETVILGVTTNIPYLLAILQHPVFIQGLTLTNFLAEHMPDWRHAPTPDDEVWLALAMHEALQGGSRYATADNGGVEPATPDPWTLINGWRNNA comes from the coding sequence GTGAGCATGTTTAAGAAAATTCTTGTTGCGAATCGGGGTGAGATCAGTGTGCGTATTTTCCGCGCTTGCCAGGAATTGGGCGTGCGTACGGTGGCCGTTTTTTCCGAACCGGACGCGGGCGCGCCGTGGACGCGGCTGGCGGACGAAGGGTATTTGCTGCCGGGCGTTTCGGCGGCGGACACGTATTTGAACCAGGAGGCGATTCTGCGTGTGGCGGAAGTGGCCGGCGCGGAAGCGATCCATCCCGGCTACGGTTTTTTGAGCGAGAACGGGGATTTTGCGGCGCTGTGCCGCGAGCGGGGCATCAAGTTCATTGGTCCCTCGGCGGAAGCGATCCGCGTCATGGGTAGCAAGGCCACGGCGCGGGCCGTGGCGCAGCAGGCGGGCGTTCCCGTCATTCCCGGCGTAGACGGTGTGGGCGCGCTGGGCATCCACAAGTCGGATGAGGAGTTGTTGTCGGCGGCACACATTATTGGCTTCCCCGTGCTGGTGAAGGCGAGCGCGGGTGGGGGCGGCAAGGGGATGCGCGTGGTGTGGTCGCCGGAGACGTTTATGAATGACTTGCGGGCGGCGCGCAGCGAGGCAAAGTCAGCCTTTGGCGATGATCATGTGCTGCTGGAGAAGTACTTCACGGAGATTCATCACATCGAGGTGCAGGTATTGGGGGATGCACATGGCAATCTGGTGCATTTGTTTGAACGTGAATGCTCGATCCAACGCCGCCACCAGAAGATTGTGGAGGAAAGTCCGTCGCCCGTGGTGACGCGCAAACTGCGGCAGAAGATGACGGAGGCGGCGCTGGCGCTGGCGCGGGCGGTGCAGTACGAAAGCGCGGGAACGGTGGAATTTGTGGTGGATAGTGCCGGCAATTTCTACCTCCTCGAAATGAATACGCGACTGCAAGTTGAGCATCCCGTCACCGAATCCGTTTCCGGGCTGGACCTGGCCGCCTGGCAGATTCGCATTGCCGCGGGCGAACCGCTCAACTTCACCCAGGCGGACCTACGCCAACGGGGGCACGCGCTGGAGTGCCGCATCTATGCCGAGGACCCGGCCAATCAGTTTCTGCCGTCCATTGGCGAGATTAAGTTCTTTCGGCCTCCGAGCGGTCCGGGTGTGCGCGTGGATGCCGGCATTGCCGACACAACTGCCGTCACACCTTACTACGATCCCATGCTGGCGAAAATCATCACCTGGGGCGCGGATCGCCCCGAAGCGATTCGCAAAATGGTGCGCGCCCTGCGTGAAACCGTCATTCTCGGCGTGACCACAAACATCCCCTACCTGCTGGCAATTTTGCAGCATCCAGTCTTCATCCAGGGTCTTACACTGACAAACTTCCTCGCCGAGCATATGCCGGACTGGCGGCACGCACCCACACCCGATGATGAAGTGTGGCTGGCCCTGGCCATGCACGAGGCACTGCAAGGCGGCAG
- a CDS encoding enoyl-CoA hydratase/isomerase family protein — protein METIAVQTAGQVMTVILNRPQSHNAFNPQMIAELTDLFREIAGSSPARVIVLTGSGRSFCAGADVTFMRAAADFTFAENVADGEAIFDLMLAVNDCPAPVIGRINGAAIGGGAGLVSCCDSVAAVARAKFAFSEARLGIVPAVISPFVVAKIGPGHARELFLSGERFDAAHARHIGLIHHLATDEAELDALVAHRVTEYLQAAPGAQATAKTLVRQVAGQPPAAMRDYTTNLIAQRRASSEGREGMSAFLQKRPPAWQQSSETVK, from the coding sequence ATGGAAACGATTGCCGTGCAAACGGCCGGGCAGGTGATGACGGTGATACTGAATCGTCCCCAGAGCCACAATGCATTTAACCCACAAATGATTGCGGAATTGACGGATTTGTTTCGGGAGATAGCGGGTTCGTCCCCGGCGCGGGTCATTGTGCTCACGGGCAGCGGGCGCTCTTTTTGCGCGGGGGCGGACGTGACTTTCATGCGGGCGGCGGCGGACTTCACTTTTGCGGAAAACGTAGCGGACGGGGAGGCCATCTTCGACTTGATGCTGGCGGTGAACGATTGTCCTGCCCCGGTGATTGGCCGGATCAATGGGGCGGCCATTGGCGGTGGAGCCGGGCTGGTGAGTTGCTGCGACAGCGTGGCGGCGGTCGCGCGGGCCAAGTTTGCCTTTAGTGAAGCGCGGTTGGGAATTGTGCCGGCAGTTATCTCCCCATTCGTCGTCGCTAAAATCGGCCCGGGTCACGCCCGCGAACTATTCCTCAGCGGCGAACGCTTCGACGCCGCCCACGCCCGGCACATCGGCCTCATCCATCACCTAGCCACCGATGAGGCGGAACTGGACGCCCTCGTCGCCCATCGCGTGACCGAATACTTGCAGGCCGCCCCCGGTGCGCAGGCGACGGCCAAGACCCTGGTGCGCCAGGTTGCCGGACAGCCCCCCGCCGCCATGCGCGACTACACGACAAACCTTATTGCCCAGCGACGCGCCAGCAGCGAGGGGCGTGAGGGCATGAGCGCATTTCTGCAAAAGCGACCGCCTGCATGGCAGCAAAGCTCGGAAACTGTAAAATAG